One window of the Terriglobia bacterium genome contains the following:
- the lexA gene encoding transcriptional repressor LexA: MAITRRQRQVLDFITNFIRENGYSPSFEEIGQGLGLSSLATVHKHISNLDQKGYLKRDYNRSRSIDVVPNKSRAKAVGPVGLELPLVGRIAAGHPIEQVETPETISLADFTRSKDVFVLEVSGESMQDEHIVNGDYVLVEKVQAARNGEIVVALVDGAETTLKRFYKEGEMVRLQPSNTTMQPIMVPAANVAIQGRVIGVLRKY; this comes from the coding sequence ATGGCAATCACGCGCCGACAACGTCAGGTGCTCGATTTCATCACGAATTTTATTCGCGAAAACGGATATTCACCGTCATTCGAGGAAATCGGCCAGGGGCTCGGTTTGAGTTCCCTGGCTACCGTGCACAAGCACATCAGCAACCTCGATCAGAAGGGCTACTTGAAACGCGATTACAACCGCAGCCGCTCAATCGACGTCGTGCCGAACAAATCGCGCGCGAAAGCAGTGGGTCCAGTCGGACTGGAATTGCCCCTCGTTGGACGGATCGCCGCAGGCCACCCGATCGAACAGGTGGAGACGCCGGAAACCATTTCTCTTGCGGATTTCACCCGCTCGAAAGACGTGTTCGTACTGGAAGTCTCCGGCGAGTCGATGCAAGACGAACACATCGTGAACGGCGACTACGTACTCGTCGAGAAGGTTCAGGCGGCGCGCAATGGCGAGATCGTCGTCGCGCTGGTCGACGGCGCTGAAACTACGCTGAAGCGCTTCTACAAGGAAGGCGAGATGGTTCGGTTGCAGCCCTCAAACACCACTATGCAGCCGATCATGGTTCCGGCTGCGAATGTTGCGATCCAGGGAAGAGTCATTGGAGTGCTTCGGAAGTACTAG
- a CDS encoding diguanylate cyclase — protein MRPPVARMSDIAKRLEKAEKFLHKGKPEAALDEYLAILEDDPRNDSVRQSAADLCLTLDRNDEAARLVSEMFDHYVSIGDIGRLVVTYKRLARLRSPSTEQTLQFAQFSEKINRKDALDAYEVGIKGLLSARRKSEALAALNRVVALNSNSSNQQRLGQLAAELGENKIAAIAFVAVAVAAERANEDPCRAYARAYELDPQNAAAVLGHGRCLVENSHPEEAARLLESLANYPSAPAEAREAYGKALVGCNRLTEAEPYIWEMFDRAPKQSSPLIYNFIGSFLDADEGEHACRIADRVDSFHRKAGTRREFVHKMSEIAEQHPVNVHFLEYLVELFNTSNREHEYCATLLRLFDIYCAAENFSKAADALDRAAEVDPYEPGHANRLEMLRQKIEPARFNAIANRFAGVLKAEDSKEAPAVGDSESTVLEDLILQAEIFLQYSMRSKALDRLDRIAKLFPREEDTNAKLRDLYQSAGYVAQYPPAQTRLVTTQTTPAGRFLMVEPPSAATKESRALTGETAVDNISRVAEITRNLYRQHNVKGVLFTSVNDIGRHWGASRCIAGLITPGKPPSAAMEYCAPGIKQSEVTSIVKLITTLQAVSVANGGAVAYSDVAGIAELEPIQQVITSLNIQALLAVSLMDGDRHAGLLILEQCGTPRHWLPTDTVVLRTIADHMVLAVNNARLRSLVKNLAVTDEKTGLLKRSSYLDVLMSEVRRSVQQNSPLSVMLMDFGKASVLVREMGESGVEAMMQQLGQTISSHIRQNDVAVRYDLTEIALILADTSDKNAFFVVEKMRKLLDGMRFSTRTVPLRTTCGIAEAVLDPSYDPVDIVTEVINRAESSLHAAKHEGGNVARALAPAFATAS, from the coding sequence TTGCGACCTCCGGTTGCGCGCATGTCGGATATCGCAAAACGTCTCGAAAAAGCCGAGAAATTCCTCCACAAAGGCAAGCCGGAAGCGGCCCTCGACGAATACCTGGCGATCCTTGAAGATGATCCGCGCAACGATTCCGTGCGGCAAAGTGCCGCCGATCTTTGCCTCACACTCGACCGCAACGACGAGGCTGCCCGCCTGGTCTCCGAGATGTTCGATCACTACGTCTCGATCGGTGACATCGGAAGACTTGTTGTTACCTACAAAAGGCTGGCTCGCCTGCGAAGTCCTTCGACTGAGCAAACCCTCCAGTTCGCGCAGTTCAGTGAAAAGATCAATCGCAAGGACGCTCTGGACGCATACGAGGTTGGCATCAAGGGATTACTCAGCGCACGACGCAAGAGTGAGGCGCTGGCAGCCCTTAATCGAGTCGTTGCCCTGAACTCGAACTCAAGCAATCAGCAGCGATTGGGACAGCTTGCCGCCGAACTGGGAGAGAACAAGATTGCGGCGATCGCCTTCGTCGCGGTTGCGGTTGCAGCCGAACGCGCAAACGAAGATCCCTGTCGCGCCTATGCACGAGCCTACGAACTCGACCCGCAGAACGCGGCCGCGGTGCTGGGTCACGGGCGTTGCCTTGTCGAGAATTCTCATCCCGAAGAAGCTGCTCGCCTGCTTGAATCGCTGGCGAATTATCCCTCTGCTCCGGCGGAGGCGCGCGAGGCGTACGGCAAGGCGCTGGTCGGGTGCAATCGCCTGACGGAAGCCGAGCCATACATCTGGGAGATGTTCGATCGCGCCCCGAAACAGTCTTCCCCGCTCATTTACAACTTCATCGGCTCGTTTCTGGATGCCGACGAAGGCGAACACGCCTGCCGCATTGCCGATCGCGTGGATTCGTTCCATCGCAAGGCCGGAACGCGGCGCGAGTTCGTGCACAAAATGAGTGAGATCGCCGAGCAGCATCCGGTCAATGTTCACTTCCTCGAGTACCTCGTAGAACTCTTTAACACCTCGAACCGCGAACACGAGTATTGCGCGACACTGCTGCGACTGTTCGACATCTACTGCGCTGCGGAGAATTTTTCTAAGGCTGCCGACGCCCTGGATCGTGCGGCCGAGGTCGATCCTTATGAGCCCGGACACGCCAATCGCCTGGAGATGCTGCGGCAAAAGATCGAACCCGCCCGCTTTAATGCCATCGCCAACCGATTTGCTGGAGTGTTGAAGGCGGAGGACAGCAAAGAGGCTCCAGCGGTCGGTGACAGCGAGTCCACGGTTCTCGAAGATCTGATCCTGCAGGCGGAGATTTTCCTGCAGTACTCCATGCGCTCCAAGGCGCTGGATCGCCTCGATCGGATCGCAAAGCTCTTTCCTCGCGAAGAAGACACGAACGCTAAGCTTCGCGACCTTTATCAGAGCGCCGGTTATGTTGCGCAGTATCCGCCGGCTCAGACGCGCCTCGTAACAACGCAGACTACCCCGGCGGGACGCTTTCTCATGGTCGAGCCGCCGTCTGCGGCCACGAAGGAGTCGCGCGCACTCACCGGTGAGACCGCCGTCGATAACATTTCGCGCGTGGCGGAGATCACCCGTAACCTTTACCGCCAGCACAACGTAAAGGGCGTTCTATTCACTTCGGTCAACGATATCGGCCGGCACTGGGGCGCGAGCCGCTGCATCGCCGGGCTGATCACGCCAGGTAAGCCGCCGTCCGCCGCCATGGAGTATTGCGCACCCGGCATCAAGCAGTCGGAAGTGACGAGCATCGTTAAGCTGATCACGACACTGCAGGCTGTCAGCGTTGCTAACGGCGGAGCAGTCGCCTATTCGGACGTCGCTGGTATTGCGGAACTCGAACCGATTCAGCAGGTGATCACTTCGCTCAACATCCAGGCGCTGCTTGCGGTTTCACTGATGGACGGCGACAGGCACGCCGGACTGCTTATTCTTGAACAGTGCGGCACGCCGCGACATTGGCTGCCCACCGATACAGTAGTCCTGCGCACCATTGCCGACCACATGGTGCTCGCCGTCAACAATGCTCGCCTGCGAAGCCTGGTCAAAAACCTCGCGGTCACTGACGAAAAAACCGGCCTCCTTAAGCGCTCTTCGTATCTCGACGTGCTCATGTCCGAGGTGCGTCGATCCGTGCAGCAGAACTCGCCACTCAGCGTCATGCTGATGGACTTCGGCAAGGCATCGGTGCTGGTGCGCGAGATGGGTGAGAGCGGCGTAGAAGCGATGATGCAGCAACTCGGACAGACCATCTCTTCGCACATTCGCCAGAACGACGTTGCGGTCCGATACGATCTCACCGAGATCGCGCTGATCCTCGCCGACACGAGCGATAAGAATGCATTCTTCGTTGTGGAGAAGATGCGTAAGCTGCTCGATGGCATGCGCTTCTCCACCAGGACCGTTCCCCTGAGAACCACATGCGGAATTGCCGAGGCGGTGCTCGACCCCTCCTATGATCCCGTCGACATCGTCACTGAAGTCATCAACCGCGCCGAGAGTTCCTTGCACGCCGCCAAGCACGAAGGCGGCAACGTAGCCCGAGCGCTGGCTCCCGCTTTCGCGACTGCCAGCTGA
- a CDS encoding AMP-binding protein, which translates to MPTSAIVSAFRAAAAQHPDKPALISGDQIVTYRQLESQIAATAQAIAQRVPGDTVALLIPNSLAFAPAFLGALWAGKTVTVLPTLAPPQILKLMVASVGAGLVITSEEFVPRLVEAGIPCWLYEGTESSDPASVRIAERKREAAVFLFTSGTTGMPKTVELSERNILDNAKGCSDATGFDGNQIMLAVLPLFHAYGLTVTLLLPLTTGSTVVIEKFVPRQILQTIEKLRVTCLIAVPNQYRLLTKEPVPADLSSIWLAIAGGERLPEQVALEFEQRFHKTIVQGYGATEVSPVISLNVPETNRFGSVGKPLPNVKVTIRDENDAVLPAAEIGEVCVEGSSIMLGYHNDAQSTANKIRNRLLHTGDRGFFDADGYLHLVGRADDLVKVSGEKVYPAEVETAVENIAGVEEVAVLAFPDEKHGSRLQAYVQLKAGASQNENSLRAACREMLEPFKVPRSFTILEALPRTATGKTDKRALATIAV; encoded by the coding sequence ATGCCCACCAGCGCCATTGTTTCCGCGTTCCGAGCTGCCGCCGCCCAACATCCTGACAAACCAGCTTTGATCTCCGGCGATCAGATCGTCACCTACCGACAACTGGAATCTCAAATCGCCGCCACGGCTCAAGCCATTGCGCAACGAGTCCCGGGAGACACAGTCGCCTTGCTGATTCCCAACTCGCTTGCTTTCGCGCCTGCGTTCCTGGGTGCATTGTGGGCAGGGAAGACGGTTACGGTGCTTCCAACCCTTGCTCCGCCGCAAATCCTGAAACTGATGGTGGCGAGTGTCGGGGCCGGACTGGTGATCACCTCGGAAGAGTTTGTGCCGCGCCTCGTGGAAGCCGGGATCCCGTGCTGGTTGTACGAAGGAACGGAATCATCCGATCCCGCCAGTGTCCGCATCGCGGAGCGAAAACGCGAAGCGGCTGTGTTTCTCTTTACGTCCGGCACGACGGGGATGCCTAAGACCGTCGAACTCAGCGAGCGCAACATTCTCGACAACGCCAAGGGGTGCAGCGATGCGACCGGCTTCGACGGCAACCAGATTATGCTGGCCGTCCTGCCGCTGTTCCACGCCTACGGCTTGACCGTCACCCTGTTGCTGCCTCTGACCACGGGTTCCACCGTCGTCATCGAAAAATTCGTGCCTCGCCAGATCCTGCAAACGATCGAGAAACTTCGAGTCACCTGTCTCATCGCGGTGCCGAACCAGTATCGACTGCTGACGAAGGAGCCTGTGCCCGCTGACCTCAGTTCCATTTGGCTGGCCATTGCCGGGGGCGAGCGTCTTCCCGAGCAGGTTGCCCTGGAGTTCGAGCAGCGGTTTCACAAGACAATCGTGCAAGGATACGGCGCGACCGAAGTCTCTCCCGTAATCTCGCTTAATGTCCCGGAGACAAATCGTTTCGGCTCGGTTGGCAAGCCGCTGCCGAATGTCAAGGTCACGATCCGCGATGAAAACGACGCCGTCCTTCCGGCAGCCGAAATCGGCGAAGTCTGCGTCGAAGGCTCGTCGATCATGCTTGGCTATCATAATGATGCGCAATCCACCGCGAACAAGATCCGCAACCGCTTACTGCACACCGGCGACCGAGGATTCTTCGATGCCGATGGTTATTTACACCTGGTCGGGCGAGCCGACGACCTCGTGAAGGTTTCCGGCGAAAAGGTATACCCGGCAGAGGTCGAAACTGCCGTCGAGAACATCGCCGGAGTAGAAGAAGTTGCCGTCCTGGCCTTCCCAGATGAGAAGCATGGTTCGCGCTTGCAAGCGTATGTGCAGCTGAAAGCCGGTGCGAGCCAGAACGAGAACTCTTTGCGTGCGGCATGTCGCGAAATGCTGGAGCCCTTCAAGGTTCCACGCAGCTTCACAATATTGGAAGCTCTGCCCCGAACCGCCACCGGCAAGACCGACAAGCGTGCGCTGGCTACAATCGCGGTGTAA
- a CDS encoding trehalase family glycosidase, protein MKTRISALLLLAVVLFTTCTGLAQQEDASASNVAAYIDQSWDTLTRSMTHCETIIDKRVPEHSLMYLPADFPETDAIKELGERCHVSIEHLPERITAPGEVDPEKLPGQGVLYLPNPYVVPGGFFNEMYGWDSYFIIRGLLRAGRVKLAQGMVENFFFEINHYGSILNANRTYFLTRSQPPFLSSMVMAVNDALPDTAKRAWLEKSYPYIQRDYDLWTNSRHLAGDTGLSRYYDYGHGPVPEIADMYDPYYRDVFTHMQALPERGKYLKVAAKETAVALDGPSFTFQACEQDEVGCTKSPEMKFTADYYKGDRAMRESGFDISFRFGPFGAETHHFAPVCLNSLLYKAETDLEKIATILGRAAEAKEWRQRAQGRKEFMTRYMWDASKGMFFDYDFVNKTRSTYEYMTTFYPLWAGLATPQQAKAVISNLKQFERKGGLLTSPYVTGVQWDAPYGWAPLQLMGVEGMRLYGDSSDANRAAREWVSTVEQNFAREGTIREKYNVETQTSEANVTAGYKQNVVGFGWTNGVTLEFMYELGMLQRKTAAASAK, encoded by the coding sequence TTGAAGACCAGGATTTCTGCGCTTCTTCTTTTAGCTGTAGTTCTCTTCACAACTTGCACCGGTCTTGCCCAGCAGGAGGACGCTTCTGCGTCCAATGTCGCTGCCTACATCGACCAATCGTGGGACACCCTGACGCGGTCCATGACTCATTGTGAAACGATCATTGACAAGCGCGTTCCCGAACACTCGCTCATGTATCTCCCTGCGGACTTTCCGGAAACCGACGCGATCAAGGAACTCGGCGAGCGCTGCCACGTCAGCATCGAGCACCTTCCGGAGAGAATCACCGCTCCTGGCGAGGTCGATCCGGAGAAGCTCCCAGGACAGGGCGTACTCTATTTGCCGAACCCTTACGTCGTTCCCGGCGGTTTCTTCAACGAGATGTATGGCTGGGACAGCTACTTCATCATTCGCGGCCTGCTTCGCGCCGGACGCGTAAAGCTCGCACAGGGAATGGTTGAGAACTTCTTCTTCGAAATCAACCACTATGGTTCCATCCTGAACGCGAACCGTACGTACTTTCTCACCCGCTCGCAACCGCCATTCCTGAGTTCGATGGTGATGGCCGTCAATGATGCGCTCCCGGATACCGCGAAACGCGCATGGCTGGAGAAGTCCTACCCGTACATTCAGCGCGACTACGATCTCTGGACCAACAGCCGGCACCTAGCTGGCGACACTGGCCTCTCGCGCTATTACGACTATGGCCACGGTCCCGTGCCTGAGATCGCGGACATGTACGACCCCTACTATCGCGACGTGTTCACGCACATGCAGGCGCTGCCCGAGCGTGGGAAGTATCTGAAAGTAGCTGCGAAGGAGACCGCAGTGGCGCTTGACGGACCTTCATTCACTTTCCAGGCCTGTGAGCAGGACGAGGTCGGTTGCACCAAGTCGCCGGAAATGAAGTTTACCGCCGACTATTACAAGGGCGACCGCGCGATGCGAGAATCCGGCTTCGATATCAGTTTCCGCTTCGGTCCGTTCGGCGCCGAGACGCACCACTTCGCTCCGGTCTGTTTGAACAGCCTCCTGTACAAGGCGGAAACCGATTTGGAAAAAATTGCGACCATTCTGGGTAGGGCTGCCGAAGCGAAAGAATGGCGGCAACGCGCGCAAGGCCGCAAGGAGTTCATGACGCGGTACATGTGGGATGCCTCGAAGGGCATGTTTTTCGACTACGATTTCGTTAATAAAACTCGGTCGACCTATGAATACATGACCACCTTTTACCCGCTCTGGGCAGGACTCGCGACCCCGCAGCAGGCGAAAGCCGTCATCTCAAACCTGAAACAGTTTGAGCGCAAAGGTGGATTGCTGACGAGTCCCTACGTGACGGGTGTTCAGTGGGACGCGCCCTACGGTTGGGCCCCACTGCAACTGATGGGGGTCGAGGGAATGCGCCTTTATGGGGACAGCTCCGACGCAAACCGCGCTGCACGCGAATGGGTCAGCACAGTCGAGCAGAACTTCGCCCGCGAAGGCACAATCCGCGAGAAGTACAACGTCGAAACGCAGACATCAGAAGCAAACGTGACTGCCGGCTACAAGCAGAACGTCGTAGGCTTCGGCTGGACCAACGGCGTAACGCTGGAGTTCATGTACGAGTTGGGGATGCTGCAAAGGAAAACCGCAGCCGCTTCCGCAAAATAA
- a CDS encoding efflux RND transporter permease subunit, whose translation MKFTDLFIKRPVLSIVVSLVILIAGLQSIRSLSVRQYPRSDIAVVQVSTVYVGANADLVRGFITTPLERVIASADGIDYMESSSTQGLSTITVHLKLNYDTNAALTQIQSKVAQVRNDLPPEAEAPVIDLQTADTQFAAMYIGFSSSDLDQNQITDYLTRVVQPKLSAISGVQRADIQGKRTFAMRIWLKPDRMAALGISPSMVWNSLANNNYLSALGRTKGTMVSVNLVANTDLRTADDFKNLVVKQDNGTVVRLGEIADVALGAESYDDDVRFNGEGATFIGIWVLPTANSLDVIKRVRDEIPEIRAQLPAGMKVGIPYDSTAYIQDAIHEVLRTLTETLIIVIIVIFLFLGSFRSVLIPIVAIPISLIGAVFLMLLAGFTINLLTLLAIVLSVGLVVDDAIVMVENVERHLHEGKTPFKAAIDAARELVGPIIAMTITLAAVYAPVGIQGGLTGALFREFAFTLAGAVIVSGIVALTLSPMMGSRLLRQGDTERGFAGFVNRRFENVRHWYHRALSRTLQYRPVVLTLWLIVAALMIPFYLFSQKELAPTEDQGVVFGVIQASPNATLDQTKMFSKQVYDVYHSFPEAQSIFQITNPNGGFGGMVTKPWSERKKTTQQLLLESTGPLSKIAGIRVIPLTPPPLPGGGNFPVDFVICSSAEPKQLEAFANQLVAKAFKSGMFIYADSDLKYDQPQTEVVFDRDKLRSEGVDLSQVGKDLSTMLGGNYVNRFSIQGQSYKVIPQVKRVDRLTPEQLSQIYVTGANGNLVPLSTFATLKTTAEPRSLNKFQQLNAVRIQGVIPPGVSLDSALTYLETQAKQILPKGYTIDYAGESRQLKTEGSKFLGVFLLSAVLIYLVLAAQFESFRDPFIILAGSVPLAISGALLFSFLGMTTLNIYSQVGLITLVGLVSKNGILIVEFANHLQTTGKDKIAAVIEAASTRLRPILMTTAATIVGHFPLVLAKGPGAGARNSIGIMLVTGMFIGTIFTLFVVPSIYVLVARKHTSLAVVDGEEESDEVLAEAAS comes from the coding sequence ATGAAGTTTACGGACCTGTTCATAAAGAGACCCGTACTGTCGATCGTTGTCAGCCTGGTGATCCTGATTGCCGGGTTGCAGTCGATCCGCTCGCTAAGCGTGCGCCAGTACCCGCGGAGCGATATCGCGGTGGTCCAGGTGTCGACCGTGTATGTGGGCGCGAACGCCGACCTGGTGCGCGGATTCATCACGACTCCGCTGGAGCGCGTGATTGCAAGCGCCGACGGCATCGACTACATGGAGTCGTCGAGCACGCAGGGACTGAGCACGATCACAGTCCACCTGAAGCTCAATTACGACACTAACGCGGCGCTCACGCAGATTCAGTCGAAGGTGGCGCAGGTTCGCAATGACCTTCCACCGGAGGCCGAGGCTCCGGTCATCGACTTGCAAACCGCGGATACACAATTTGCCGCGATGTACATCGGGTTTTCGTCGTCGGATCTCGACCAGAACCAGATCACGGATTACCTGACACGCGTGGTTCAGCCAAAGCTGAGCGCGATCAGCGGCGTGCAGCGCGCCGACATCCAGGGTAAGCGCACATTCGCGATGCGCATCTGGCTGAAGCCGGACCGCATGGCCGCACTCGGAATTTCGCCCTCGATGGTGTGGAACTCGCTGGCGAACAATAACTACCTGTCGGCGCTCGGCAGGACGAAGGGCACCATGGTTTCCGTGAACCTGGTGGCCAACACCGACCTCCGCACCGCGGACGACTTCAAGAACCTGGTGGTGAAGCAGGACAACGGCACCGTGGTGCGGCTCGGCGAAATTGCCGACGTTGCGCTTGGGGCCGAGAGCTATGACGACGACGTTCGCTTCAATGGCGAAGGCGCGACGTTCATTGGAATCTGGGTGCTGCCGACGGCGAACTCGCTCGACGTGATCAAGCGCGTTCGCGACGAGATTCCGGAGATTCGGGCACAACTTCCGGCGGGTATGAAGGTTGGGATTCCGTACGACTCGACGGCGTACATCCAGGACGCGATCCACGAGGTGCTGAGAACCCTGACCGAGACGCTGATCATCGTGATCATCGTCATATTCCTGTTCCTCGGCTCTTTCCGATCGGTGCTGATACCGATTGTAGCGATTCCCATTTCGCTCATCGGCGCTGTCTTCCTGATGTTGCTGGCGGGATTCACGATCAACCTGCTGACACTGCTGGCGATCGTGCTTTCGGTCGGACTCGTCGTTGACGATGCGATCGTAATGGTGGAGAACGTGGAACGCCACCTGCACGAGGGCAAGACTCCGTTCAAGGCCGCGATTGATGCGGCTCGCGAACTGGTTGGCCCAATCATCGCCATGACGATCACGCTGGCGGCGGTGTACGCGCCGGTGGGCATCCAAGGCGGGTTGACCGGGGCTCTGTTCCGGGAGTTCGCGTTCACGCTGGCGGGCGCGGTCATCGTGTCGGGCATCGTCGCGCTGACGCTATCGCCAATGATGGGTTCGAGGCTACTGCGCCAGGGAGACACCGAACGCGGCTTCGCCGGATTCGTGAACCGGCGGTTCGAAAATGTTCGGCACTGGTACCACCGCGCGCTGTCACGCACGCTGCAGTACCGACCGGTGGTGCTTACGCTGTGGCTGATCGTGGCGGCGCTGATGATTCCCTTCTACCTGTTTTCGCAGAAGGAACTGGCGCCCACGGAAGACCAGGGCGTGGTATTCGGTGTGATCCAGGCTTCGCCCAACGCCACGCTGGATCAGACGAAGATGTTCTCGAAGCAGGTTTACGACGTGTATCACTCGTTCCCTGAGGCGCAGAGTATCTTCCAGATCACGAACCCGAATGGGGGGTTTGGTGGCATGGTCACGAAACCCTGGAGCGAACGCAAGAAGACGACGCAGCAACTGCTGCTCGAGTCGACTGGGCCGCTCTCGAAGATCGCTGGAATTCGCGTGATTCCGCTTACCCCGCCACCGCTTCCGGGCGGCGGAAATTTCCCTGTCGACTTCGTAATCTGCTCGTCGGCGGAACCGAAGCAACTGGAGGCCTTCGCGAATCAACTGGTCGCGAAAGCGTTCAAGAGCGGAATGTTCATTTACGCTGACTCGGACTTGAAATACGACCAGCCGCAGACCGAAGTCGTCTTCGATCGCGACAAGTTGCGTTCCGAGGGCGTCGATCTGAGCCAGGTAGGCAAGGATCTCTCGACGATGCTGGGCGGAAATTACGTCAACCGCTTCAGCATCCAGGGTCAGAGTTACAAGGTCATCCCACAGGTGAAGCGCGTGGATCGACTCACGCCCGAGCAGCTGTCGCAAATTTACGTGACAGGCGCGAACGGTAATCTCGTTCCTCTCTCGACATTCGCGACGCTGAAAACTACGGCGGAGCCGCGCTCGCTGAACAAATTCCAGCAGTTGAACGCGGTGCGAATCCAGGGCGTGATTCCGCCCGGTGTTTCGCTGGACTCGGCATTGACGTACCTCGAGACGCAGGCGAAGCAGATTCTGCCGAAGGGATACACGATCGACTACGCGGGCGAATCGCGACAGCTCAAGACGGAGGGCAGCAAGTTTCTCGGCGTCTTCCTGCTGTCGGCAGTGCTGATTTACCTGGTACTGGCGGCACAATTCGAGAGCTTCCGCGATCCCTTCATCATCCTGGCCGGCTCGGTGCCCCTGGCAATTTCGGGCGCGTTGCTGTTCTCGTTCCTCGGAATGACGACGCTGAACATATATAGCCAGGTTGGACTGATCACGCTGGTGGGGTTAGTGTCGAAAAACGGCATTCTGATCGTGGAGTTTGCAAACCACCTGCAGACGACTGGCAAAGACAAGATCGCCGCAGTAATCGAAGCCGCTTCGACACGACTGCGACCGATTTTGATGACGACGGCGGCAACGATCGTCGGGCACTTCCCTCTTGTGCTGGCGAAGGGTCCGGGGGCCGGAGCGCGAAACAGTATCGGCATCATGCTGGTGACCGGAATGTTCATTGGCACGATCTTTACGCTATTCGTGGTGCCGTCCATCTACGTGCTGGTGGCGCGAAAGCATACTTCTCTGGCGGTGGTGGACGGTGAAGAAGAAAGCGACGAGGTGCTCGCAGAGGCTGCCTCGTAA
- a CDS encoding efflux RND transporter periplasmic adaptor subunit produces MLKRMLLMLAIVVVVLVSLGYFKTRQIQAAIKEHSFAPPPEAVTTVLAKEATWPTTMTVVGSMEAVHGVTVSADLPGTVSVIHFDSGRMVQKGEILAELDTRQERAQLAAMEAQRDLAKVNHARYLQLMNEGVISKMDYDKAMADDRQTEANVNEIRATIDRKTIRAPFSGVLGIRQANLGQYLAAGQAIVPLQSLNPIYVNFSVPQQVLGQVRVGQAIQFKTDSLPGRTFRGKINAINSVIDPATRNVEVQATVGNADGKLHPGMFTQVEVGVGGNASVIPLPASAINYAPFGDSVYIVEQMKGPDGKSYQGVRQQFVKVRGSRGDQVGVVEGVKPGEQIVTSGGFKLRNGAAIAVNNTVQPSDSPAPRPEDN; encoded by the coding sequence ATGTTAAAGCGCATGTTGTTGATGTTGGCAATTGTAGTTGTCGTGCTGGTATCGCTTGGGTACTTCAAAACGCGACAGATACAGGCTGCAATCAAGGAGCACTCGTTCGCGCCGCCACCGGAGGCCGTGACGACCGTTCTGGCCAAGGAAGCGACCTGGCCGACGACCATGACAGTTGTGGGCTCGATGGAAGCGGTTCATGGGGTGACGGTAAGCGCCGATCTTCCAGGCACAGTGAGCGTGATTCATTTCGACTCCGGACGCATGGTGCAGAAGGGCGAGATTCTCGCCGAGCTTGATACACGGCAGGAGCGCGCGCAACTGGCGGCGATGGAAGCGCAGCGCGATCTGGCAAAGGTGAACCATGCGCGCTATCTGCAATTGATGAACGAAGGTGTCATTTCGAAGATGGACTATGACAAGGCGATGGCAGATGATCGCCAGACCGAAGCGAATGTCAACGAGATCCGCGCAACCATCGATCGCAAGACCATTCGCGCGCCGTTTTCCGGTGTGTTGGGAATTCGCCAGGCGAATCTCGGCCAGTACCTGGCAGCCGGACAGGCGATTGTTCCGCTGCAATCGCTGAATCCGATCTATGTGAACTTCAGCGTGCCCCAGCAGGTACTGGGGCAGGTGCGCGTCGGGCAGGCCATCCAGTTCAAGACCGACAGCCTGCCCGGACGGACTTTCAGGGGCAAGATCAACGCAATAAATTCGGTAATCGATCCGGCCACTCGCAATGTCGAGGTACAGGCGACGGTCGGCAATGCCGATGGAAAGCTGCACCCGGGGATGTTTACGCAGGTTGAGGTCGGCGTCGGCGGCAATGCTTCGGTAATTCCGCTACCGGCTTCCGCGATCAACTACGCGCCGTTCGGGGATTCGGTCTACATCGTCGAGCAGATGAAAGGCCCCGACGGAAAGTCGTACCAGGGAGTGCGACAGCAATTCGTCAAGGTGCGGGGCTCGCGCGGCGACCAGGTTGGCGTCGTCGAGGGGGTCAAGCCGGGAGAACAGATTGTGACCTCCGGCGGTTTCAAACTGCGTAACGGCGCGGCGATCGCAGTGAACAACACGGTCCAGCCGTCCGATAGCCCGGCCCCACGGCCCGAGGATAACTAA